A stretch of DNA from Bacillota bacterium:
TAACCAGCCAACTCCTTGTTGATAATTTCAAAATCTTCTACAGGATTTCGCCCTTCTACGGCAGCAACATCAACTAAATGTATCAGTAGTTTTGTACGTTCTATGTGTTTCAAAAATTCATGCCCAAGGCCTGCGCCCATATGGGCCCCTTCAATAAGCCCAGGTATATCGGCAAGGACAAAACTATTCTCTATTCCCAAATCAACCACACCTAAATTAGGTGTAACAGTAGTAAAAGGATAATCTGCAATTTTAGGCCTTGCTGCAGAAACACTGGATAAAAGAGTTGACTTTCCTACATTTGGATATCCTATAAGGCCTACATCGGCAAGCAACTTTAATTCTATTATAATCCATCTTTCTTCACCAGGTTCTCCTTTTTTTGCAAATTTCGGAGCCTGTCTGGTAGGTGTTGCAAAATGCTGGTTGCCTTTGCCTCCCTTTCCTCCTTTAGCAGCTATAAAAGATTCTCCTGGTTTTATAAGGTCAGCCAGTATCTTACCTGTAGTTTCATCCTTTATTATAGTTCCTGGAGGTACCCTTATAATTAAATCTTCACCGCTTCGCCCTGTACAATTTGAACCCGAACCATTTTTTCCCGACTCAGCCTTATAATGCTTTTTATACTTAAAATCTATTAGAGTACGGATGCTTTCATCAACCATGAATATTACATCCCCGCCTTTACCTCCGTCACCACCATCCGGTCCACCGGCAGGCACATACTTTTCTCTTCTGAAAGATACAGCACCATCTCCTCCATCCCCTGCTTTAATATATATTTTAGCCCTGTCAATAAACATATAATACCAACTCCATCTCGCTTTTCACATCATACTTTAAGTTATGTTATTTTCTAAAAAAAATCCCGGTACATACCGGGATTTTTGAACCTGAAAGCCGACTTTACAATATTAATTTGACTTACATATTAATTATCTTAATATAATATAATTAATATAATTAATATAATTAACTCATTATACAGCAACTACGCTTACCTTTTTTCTGTCTTTGCCATATCTTTCAAATTTTACTACACCGTCAGCTAGTGCAAAAAGTGTATCATCTTTTCCTTTTCCTACATAATCACCCGGATGGATTTTTGTACCTCTTTGCCTTACAATAATACTTCCTGCCCGTACAAACTGTCCGTCTCCGGTTTTAACTCCCAACCTCTTCGACTCACTGTCACGTCCATTCCTGGAACTGCCTACTCCTTTTTTATGAGCAAATAATTGAAGATTTACTCTAATCATAACTACACCTCCTGTTCTTTAATAACCACGTATTCTCTATATGAGTTTTCAATTTGTTTTAGGCCAATAACTACGGTTTCAAGGATAATTCTAATTATCGGCTTTAAATCCTCTTTAACATCCTCAGGAATACTGCATCTTATATATCCTTCTTTTTCTGCATAACTCTCTATACCGGCCAATTCTGCCAGAGCCCCCACTGCAGTGTACCCTAAAGCCGACACCCCTGCACAAACAATATCTTCTCCCTGTTGTCCAAACCCTGAATGTCCTTTAATTTCAAATTCCCATATAAAGCCTTCTTT
This window harbors:
- the obgE gene encoding GTPase ObgE, producing the protein MFIDRAKIYIKAGDGGDGAVSFRREKYVPAGGPDGGDGGKGGDVIFMVDESIRTLIDFKYKKHYKAESGKNGSGSNCTGRSGEDLIIRVPPGTIIKDETTGKILADLIKPGESFIAAKGGKGGKGNQHFATPTRQAPKFAKKGEPGEERWIIIELKLLADVGLIGYPNVGKSTLLSSVSAARPKIADYPFTTVTPNLGVVDLGIENSFVLADIPGLIEGAHMGAGLGHEFLKHIERTKLLIHLVDVAAVEGRNPVEDFEIINKELAGYSVKLSEKPQIVAANKIDLPEGEKNLQSFIKAIENKGYKVFPISAATGKGVRELMLYTAELLQKLPEIKLVENKGEVVYEIKEEEPSFTIKVENGIYIVEGEGIKKILGSVNLNNFDSLQYFQRAIKRAGIIEALKDLGIKEGDTVKMYDLEFDYIE
- a CDS encoding ribosomal-processing cysteine protease Prp gives rise to the protein MIKIQVLRDKEGFIWEFEIKGHSGFGQQGEDIVCAGVSALGYTAVGALAELAGIESYAEKEGYIRCSIPEDVKEDLKPIIRIILETVVIGLKQIENSYREYVVIKEQEV
- the rpmA gene encoding 50S ribosomal protein L27 — protein: MIRVNLQLFAHKKGVGSSRNGRDSESKRLGVKTGDGQFVRAGSIIVRQRGTKIHPGDYVGKGKDDTLFALADGVVKFERYGKDRKKVSVVAV